A part of Roseitalea porphyridii genomic DNA contains:
- the lpxK gene encoding tetraacyldisaccharide 4'-kinase yields the protein MAGSEAPPFWYRPPGLQARLLWPASLVYGGIARRRMDRADPPAVDAPVLCIGNLTVGGTGKTPTAIALARAAERHRYRPGIVSRGYGGGHIRPHRVDPETDTARSVGDEALLLARAAPTVIGANRARNAQMLIDAGCDFIIMDDGFQSRSLRTDHALITLDARRGIGNGRVIPAGPLRAPLRDQMRLADAVLRIGTGEAGDQVVRAAARAGKPVMQAHLQPANVRAISGRQVLAYCGIGDPGKFYETLHHYGCMLAATRSFGDHHMFTEADARALVGKAEAEGLELVTTEKDFVRLSHNEGPLATLRQRTHVLPVSLVFETRADAEHIIAATERRYHQRRIGG from the coding sequence TTGGCTGGTAGCGAGGCGCCGCCCTTCTGGTACCGGCCGCCGGGTCTGCAGGCACGCCTTCTGTGGCCGGCGTCGCTCGTTTACGGCGGCATCGCCCGGCGGCGCATGGATCGTGCCGATCCGCCCGCGGTCGACGCCCCGGTTCTGTGCATCGGCAATCTGACGGTCGGCGGGACCGGCAAGACGCCCACGGCGATCGCGCTTGCGCGGGCGGCCGAACGGCACCGCTACCGGCCCGGCATCGTCTCGCGCGGCTATGGCGGCGGCCACATCCGCCCGCACCGCGTCGATCCGGAAACCGATACGGCACGGTCGGTCGGCGACGAGGCGCTGCTGCTGGCGCGCGCCGCACCCACGGTGATCGGCGCCAACCGGGCACGAAACGCGCAGATGCTGATCGACGCGGGGTGCGACTTCATCATCATGGATGACGGCTTCCAGAGCCGGTCGCTGCGGACGGACCATGCGCTGATCACGCTCGATGCGCGGCGCGGCATCGGCAATGGCAGGGTGATCCCGGCCGGCCCGCTGCGCGCGCCGCTGCGCGACCAGATGCGGCTCGCCGATGCGGTCCTGCGGATCGGTACGGGCGAGGCGGGCGACCAGGTCGTGCGCGCCGCCGCCCGCGCCGGCAAACCGGTCATGCAGGCACACCTTCAGCCGGCGAACGTGCGCGCTATTTCCGGCCGCCAGGTGCTGGCCTATTGCGGCATCGGCGATCCGGGCAAGTTCTACGAGACGCTGCACCATTATGGATGCATGCTGGCTGCGACGCGCTCGTTCGGCGACCATCACATGTTCACCGAGGCCGATGCGCGCGCCCTCGTCGGCAAGGCGGAGGCCGAGGGGCTGGAACTGGTGACGACCGAGAAGGACTTCGTCCGCCTGTCGCACAATGAAGGCCCGCTGGCGACGCTGCGCCAACGCACCCACGTGCTGCCGGTGTCTCTCGTCTTCGAGACCAGGGCCGACGCCGAACACATCATCGCCGCGACCGAGCGGCGCTATCATCAAAGGCGCATCGGCGGGTAA
- a CDS encoding MATE family efflux transporter, with translation MSQPAAAQAKFLTGPTMGHVIVMTATGSIGLVAIFMVDALNLFYISLLGQQELAAAIGYAGTLMFFAVSIAIGMTIATGAIVARALGAGDRERAARNGGAALVFIGLAMTLIAALIWPNLHVLTGLLGARGETREIAVHFLQIVVPSMPAVAIGMGASGILRAVGDARRAMYVTLIGGAVSAILDPMLIFGFDLGVTGAAIATNISRLAILGIGLHGAIVVHDLVRLPDPRALFSVARPFFVIAGPAVMTQLATPVGNAYVTAQIARFGDDAVAGWAVIGRLIPVAFGAIFALSGAVGPILAQNLGGRRYDRLRSAMRDALVFTIVYVLVVCAILAAFAGPIADLFGATGHARELIVFFCVFAAISFLFNGGLFVANAAFNNLGYAFYSTVFNWGRSTLGVIPFVWVGAQLYGAIGVIAGWALGAVVFGIAAVIVCFRVIATIEHRDDAEPPVGPVPPTAQSPFTSAKGATLG, from the coding sequence ATGAGCCAGCCGGCCGCCGCGCAGGCGAAATTCCTGACCGGCCCGACCATGGGCCATGTGATCGTGATGACCGCCACCGGCTCGATCGGGCTGGTGGCGATCTTCATGGTCGATGCGCTCAACCTGTTCTACATCTCGCTGCTCGGCCAGCAGGAGCTGGCCGCCGCGATCGGCTATGCCGGCACGCTGATGTTCTTTGCGGTCTCGATCGCCATCGGCATGACGATTGCCACCGGCGCGATCGTCGCCCGGGCGCTCGGCGCCGGCGACCGGGAGCGTGCCGCGCGCAACGGCGGCGCTGCGCTGGTCTTCATCGGCTTGGCGATGACGCTTATCGCGGCGCTGATCTGGCCCAACCTGCACGTTCTGACCGGGCTTCTGGGCGCGCGGGGCGAAACGCGCGAGATCGCCGTGCATTTCCTGCAGATCGTCGTGCCGTCGATGCCGGCGGTGGCGATCGGCATGGGCGCGTCGGGCATTTTGCGCGCGGTCGGCGACGCCCGCCGCGCCATGTACGTGACCCTGATCGGCGGTGCGGTCTCCGCCATTCTCGACCCGATGCTGATCTTCGGCTTCGATCTGGGGGTCACGGGCGCGGCGATCGCCACCAACATCTCGCGCCTTGCGATCCTCGGCATCGGCCTGCACGGCGCGATCGTCGTGCACGATCTGGTGCGGCTGCCCGATCCGCGCGCGCTTTTCTCCGTCGCGCGACCGTTCTTCGTCATCGCCGGGCCGGCGGTGATGACCCAGCTCGCCACGCCCGTCGGCAACGCCTACGTGACCGCGCAGATCGCGCGGTTCGGCGACGACGCGGTGGCCGGTTGGGCCGTGATCGGCCGGCTCATTCCGGTCGCCTTCGGGGCGATCTTCGCGCTGTCGGGGGCCGTCGGGCCGATCCTTGCGCAGAACCTCGGCGGCCGTCGCTACGACCGGCTGCGCTCGGCCATGCGCGACGCGCTGGTCTTCACCATCGTCTACGTGCTGGTGGTCTGCGCGATCCTGGCCGCCTTCGCCGGTCCGATCGCCGATCTGTTCGGCGCGACGGGCCACGCGCGCGAACTGATCGTCTTCTTCTGCGTGTTCGCGGCGATCAGCTTCCTGTTCAATGGCGGGCTTTTCGTCGCCAACGCCGCCTTCAACAATCTGGGTTATGCGTTCTATTCGACCGTCTTCAACTGGGGCCGGTCGACGCTCGGCGTCATCCCGTTCGTCTGGGTCGGCGCGCAGCTCTACGGCGCGATCGGCGTCATCGCCGGCTGGGCGCTGGGCGCGGTCGTGTTCGGCATCGCGGCGGTGATCGTCTGCTTCCGGGTAATCGCAACGATCGAACATCGCGACGACGCCGAACCGCCGGTCGGACCGGTGCCACCGACCGCGCAGTCCCCCTTCACCAGCGCCAAGGGCGCAACGCTCGGTTAG
- the waaA gene encoding lipid IV(A) 3-deoxy-D-manno-octulosonic acid transferase — MSERWARLALQTYRWAGMAAYPFMGIYVGMRATRGKEQHDRRGERYGKPSATRPLGPLVWVHAVSVGETGAVSGLIGRLRAHDIPVVLTTGTVTSAALARDRFGDDVLHQYVPLDLKPAVSRFLNYWQPDLAVFAESEIWPMTILELGARRIPQVLINGRMSDRSFKRWQNRLALAESLFENLSHVAAQTEKDGERFRALGARPVTVSGNLKADVPVPSVDPGTYAQMQARLDGRPVWLAVSTHEGEEMVAARVHKMLKKRWPGLLTVIVPRHPTRAEELAAAMGGMGLSVARRTVDKMPAAASDIFLGDTIGEMGLYLRMGKIAFVGRSLTAEGGQNPLEPAMLGCAVLTGPNLANFEEIYGRFCEARAARVVDDEMMLAKAVNFLLGNAALCDAMAEAGRGVIADMSGALDRTWQTLSPYVQPLVVKARLAPGEAALDGGDDAARASQGGLIGW; from the coding sequence ATGAGCGAACGCTGGGCGCGTCTGGCGCTTCAGACCTATCGCTGGGCCGGCATGGCGGCATACCCTTTCATGGGCATCTATGTCGGAATGCGCGCGACACGCGGCAAGGAACAGCATGACCGGCGCGGAGAGCGCTACGGAAAGCCGTCGGCGACGCGGCCGCTGGGTCCACTGGTCTGGGTGCACGCGGTCTCGGTCGGCGAGACCGGCGCCGTTTCGGGCCTGATCGGGCGCCTGCGCGCGCACGACATTCCGGTCGTCCTGACGACCGGTACGGTGACGTCGGCGGCGCTGGCCCGCGACCGGTTCGGCGACGACGTGCTGCACCAGTATGTGCCGCTCGACCTCAAGCCGGCGGTGAGCCGCTTCCTGAACTACTGGCAGCCCGATCTGGCGGTCTTCGCCGAGTCCGAGATCTGGCCGATGACGATCCTCGAACTCGGTGCGCGTCGTATCCCGCAGGTGCTGATCAACGGCCGCATGTCCGACCGGTCGTTCAAGCGCTGGCAGAACCGGTTGGCGCTGGCAGAGTCGCTGTTCGAAAACCTGTCGCACGTCGCCGCGCAGACCGAGAAGGACGGCGAGCGCTTCCGCGCGCTCGGCGCACGCCCGGTGACGGTGTCGGGCAACCTGAAGGCGGACGTCCCGGTGCCATCGGTCGATCCGGGCACCTACGCGCAGATGCAGGCGCGGCTCGACGGCCGCCCGGTCTGGCTGGCCGTGTCGACCCATGAGGGCGAAGAGATGGTCGCGGCGCGCGTGCACAAGATGCTCAAGAAGCGCTGGCCGGGCCTTCTGACGGTGATCGTGCCGCGCCATCCCACGCGGGCGGAGGAACTGGCGGCGGCGATGGGCGGCATGGGCCTTTCGGTGGCGCGGCGGACCGTCGACAAGATGCCGGCGGCGGCATCGGACATCTTCCTCGGCGACACGATCGGCGAGATGGGCCTTTACCTCCGGATGGGCAAGATCGCCTTCGTCGGACGCTCCCTGACCGCCGAGGGCGGACAGAACCCGCTGGAGCCGGCGATGCTCGGCTGCGCCGTGCTGACCGGGCCGAACCTGGCCAATTTCGAAGAGATCTACGGACGGTTCTGCGAAGCGCGCGCGGCGCGGGTCGTCGACGACGAGATGATGCTGGCCAAGGCGGTCAATTTCCTGCTGGGCAACGCGGCGCTGTGCGACGCGATGGCCGAGGCCGGCCGCGGCGTGATCGCCGACATGAGCGGTGCGCTCGACCGGACCTGGCAGACGCTCAGCCCCTACGTCCAGCCGCTGGTCGTCAAGGCGCGGCTCGCGCCCGGCGAAGCGGCGCTTGACGGCGGCGATGACGCGGCACGCGCGAGCCAGGGCGGGCTCATTGGCTGGTAG
- a CDS encoding DUF4170 domain-containing protein has protein sequence MSDEPRDKQLLHLVFGGELESPDGLRFRDLEALDIVGIYPDYASAVAAWKAKAQMTVDNAHMRYFVVHLHRLLEPDQQ, from the coding sequence ATGTCTGACGAACCTCGCGACAAGCAGTTGCTGCATCTGGTCTTCGGCGGCGAACTGGAGTCGCCCGACGGCCTGCGCTTCCGCGACCTGGAGGCGCTCGACATCGTCGGCATCTATCCGGACTATGCCAGCGCCGTCGCGGCCTGGAAGGCGAAGGCGCAGATGACCGTCGACAACGCGCACATGCGCTATTTCGTGGTCCATCTGCACCGCCTGCTCGAACCCGACCAGCAATGA
- a CDS encoding TldD/PmbA family protein yields MDDHSQTLLDRASRLVEAARRAGADAADAVSVRSRSRAVSVRNGKVEGTDASESDDMSLRVFVGRKVASVSAAATSDPAQLAERAVAMAKVSPDDPYNGLPDQDRLARDLPDLDLYDATEVSAERLTEDALAAEAAALAVDGITNSSGGSASAGEAGFVLVTTDGFSGAYRRSRFGRSVAVIAGEGTAMERDYEFSSRTHFADLDDPADIGRKAGERTARRINPRKMPTGRIKAVFDPRVARSILGHLSGAINGGSVARRSTFLGGKMGQQIANAAITVIDDPLRPRGAGSRLFDGEGVVAAPLTMVDQGVLNHWFLSTAIGRELELETNGRGVRGGTVVNAGSTNLSIEPGDVSPEQMLDAVGTGFYVTEVFGQGVNLVTGEYSRGASGFWIENGELAFPVSEVTIAGNLADMFMAMQPANDLDRTFPTAAPTLMTEPMTLAGT; encoded by the coding sequence ATGGACGATCACAGCCAAACCCTGCTCGACCGCGCCTCCCGCCTGGTCGAGGCGGCAAGGCGGGCCGGCGCCGATGCCGCCGACGCCGTGTCGGTGCGGTCGCGTTCGCGCGCGGTCAGCGTGCGCAACGGCAAGGTCGAGGGCACCGATGCGTCCGAGAGCGACGACATGTCCCTGAGGGTGTTCGTCGGCCGCAAGGTGGCCAGCGTGTCGGCCGCGGCGACGAGCGATCCGGCGCAACTGGCCGAGCGGGCCGTGGCGATGGCGAAGGTCTCGCCGGACGATCCCTATAACGGCCTGCCCGATCAGGACCGGCTGGCGCGCGACTTGCCCGATCTGGACCTCTACGATGCAACCGAGGTCTCCGCCGAGCGCCTGACCGAGGACGCGCTGGCGGCCGAAGCGGCGGCGCTGGCGGTGGACGGCATCACCAATTCGTCAGGCGGCTCGGCCTCGGCCGGCGAAGCGGGGTTCGTGCTGGTCACGACGGACGGCTTTTCGGGTGCCTACCGGCGTTCCCGGTTCGGCCGCTCGGTGGCCGTGATCGCCGGCGAAGGCACGGCGATGGAACGCGACTACGAATTCTCCAGCCGGACCCATTTCGCCGATCTCGACGATCCCGCCGACATCGGCCGCAAGGCCGGCGAACGGACCGCGCGCCGGATCAATCCGCGCAAGATGCCGACCGGCCGGATCAAGGCGGTGTTCGATCCGCGGGTGGCCCGGTCGATCCTCGGGCATCTGTCGGGCGCCATCAATGGCGGCTCGGTGGCGCGCCGGTCGACCTTCCTTGGCGGCAAGATGGGCCAGCAGATCGCCAATGCCGCGATCACCGTGATCGACGATCCGCTGCGTCCGCGCGGCGCCGGTTCGCGCCTGTTCGACGGCGAAGGCGTGGTCGCCGCGCCACTGACGATGGTCGACCAGGGCGTCCTGAACCACTGGTTCCTGTCGACCGCGATCGGCCGCGAACTGGAGCTTGAGACGAACGGGCGCGGCGTGCGCGGCGGCACGGTCGTCAATGCGGGCTCGACAAACCTTTCCATCGAGCCTGGCGACGTCTCGCCCGAACAGATGCTCGACGCTGTCGGAACCGGCTTCTACGTCACCGAAGTGTTCGGACAGGGCGTCAATCTCGTTACCGGCGAATACAGCCGCGGCGCCTCCGGCTTCTGGATCGAGAACGGCGAACTCGCCTTCCCGGTGTCGGAAGTGACGATCGCGGGCAATCTGGCCGACATGTTCATGGCCATGCAGCCGGCGAACGATCTCGACCGCACCTTCCCCACCGCCGCACCGACGCTGATGACCGAGCCGATGACGCTCGCCGGGACCTGA
- a CDS encoding 3'(2'),5'-bisphosphate nucleotidase CysQ, with translation MDGSHADTTDLPGLDEELDLMAGLARQAGAMALAHFGGDNLDVRLKDGESPVTKVDYAVDDLLRQGLLAARPTYGWLSEETADTDITHRRNAPRTFIVDPLDGTRAFIEGHEVWCVSIGLVENGRPVAGILECPAVGETITATLGGGAYIDGERIGTGPLRDEPLIGGPRALVDRLKASGTVAARRHPHVPSLAYRLAMVARGAMDATFVKPYAADWDIAAAALILTEAGALFTDGAGQPVVMNGTDPLKGTLIACHRGLQQPMVGVVAGLSFR, from the coding sequence ATGGACGGTTCGCACGCCGACACGACCGACCTGCCGGGACTCGACGAGGAACTCGACCTGATGGCCGGCCTCGCGCGCCAGGCCGGCGCCATGGCTCTGGCCCATTTCGGCGGCGACAATCTCGATGTGCGACTCAAGGACGGCGAATCGCCGGTCACCAAGGTCGACTATGCCGTCGACGACCTGCTCAGACAGGGACTGCTGGCGGCGCGGCCAACCTATGGCTGGCTGTCCGAGGAAACCGCCGACACCGACATCACGCACCGGCGCAACGCACCGCGTACATTCATCGTCGACCCGCTCGACGGCACCCGCGCCTTCATCGAGGGCCACGAAGTGTGGTGCGTGTCGATCGGCCTTGTCGAGAACGGCCGGCCGGTGGCGGGCATTCTCGAGTGCCCCGCCGTTGGCGAGACGATCACGGCGACGCTCGGAGGCGGCGCCTACATCGACGGCGAGCGCATCGGCACCGGTCCGCTGCGGGACGAACCGCTGATTGGCGGGCCCCGCGCGCTGGTCGACCGCCTGAAGGCGTCCGGAACGGTGGCGGCGCGCCGGCACCCGCACGTGCCCTCGCTGGCCTACAGGCTCGCCATGGTGGCGCGCGGCGCGATGGACGCGACCTTCGTCAAGCCCTATGCCGCCGACTGGGACATCGCCGCCGCGGCGCTGATCCTGACCGAGGCCGGAGCGCTGTTCACCGACGGGGCCGGCCAGCCGGTGGTCATGAACGGCACGGACCCGCTGAAGGGAACGCTGATCGCGTGCCACCGGGGCCTGCAGCAGCCGATGGTCGGAGTTGTCGCCGGACTATCGTTCCGATAA
- a CDS encoding VOC family protein — protein MMPFHLAFPVRDLEQTRTFYRDVLGCTEGRSSDHWVDFSLFGHQIVAHVRDTPAGETRTHVDTIDVPVPHFGVVLPMDEWKTLAERLEARDDIDWIERPLTRFAGEVGEQATLFIRDPSGNALEFKGFASMDQLFAA, from the coding sequence CTGATGCCCTTCCACCTCGCCTTCCCCGTGCGGGACCTCGAGCAGACGCGCACCTTCTACCGCGACGTGCTCGGCTGCACCGAGGGCCGCTCGTCCGATCACTGGGTCGATTTCTCCCTGTTCGGGCACCAGATCGTCGCCCATGTGCGCGACACGCCGGCCGGCGAGACCAGGACCCATGTCGACACGATCGACGTGCCGGTGCCGCACTTCGGCGTCGTGCTGCCGATGGATGAGTGGAAGACGCTGGCCGAGCGACTGGAAGCGCGCGACGACATCGACTGGATCGAACGGCCGCTGACGCGCTTTGCCGGCGAGGTCGGTGAACAGGCGACCCTGTTCATCCGCGATCCTTCCGGCAACGCGCTCGAGTTCAAGGGTTTTGCGTCGATGGACCAGCTCTTCGCCGCATGA
- a CDS encoding patatin-like phospholipase family protein, translated as MTVLTDPPPAPAIANTVSRPTVAIAFGGGGARGYAHIHIIEMLDEMGIRPVAICGASIGAIMGAGVAAGMTGREIREYTLKLAGNRAEVMAKFWQTRPSRLSELVDGGFRFGQFNIERIVKTFLPPDIPETFEELGIPMQIVATDYYGHRQTVFDGGDLHAAIAASAAIPAVFKPVKRDGRFYVDGGIFNPVPYDHLMGKADIVVGVDVVGAPEGDPSKSPTTMESLFGVAQLMNQSMIQLKLMVEPPDVFVRPPVSRFRVLDFLKAQQILDATATVRDEFRRKMEAAIAAWEMDPVAVRRGK; from the coding sequence ATGACCGTTCTGACCGACCCGCCTCCGGCACCGGCCATCGCAAACACGGTTTCGCGGCCGACGGTCGCGATCGCCTTCGGCGGCGGCGGCGCGCGCGGCTACGCGCACATCCACATCATCGAGATGCTCGACGAGATGGGCATCCGGCCGGTGGCCATCTGCGGCGCCTCGATCGGCGCCATCATGGGTGCGGGCGTCGCCGCCGGCATGACGGGCCGCGAGATTCGCGAGTACACGCTCAAGCTTGCCGGCAACCGGGCCGAGGTGATGGCCAAGTTCTGGCAGACCCGGCCCTCGCGGTTGAGCGAACTGGTCGATGGCGGGTTCCGTTTCGGCCAGTTCAACATCGAGCGAATCGTCAAGACGTTCCTGCCGCCGGACATTCCCGAGACGTTCGAGGAACTGGGCATTCCGATGCAGATCGTCGCGACGGACTATTACGGCCATCGGCAGACCGTGTTCGACGGCGGCGATCTTCACGCGGCCATCGCGGCCTCGGCGGCGATCCCGGCCGTGTTCAAGCCGGTCAAGCGCGACGGCCGGTTCTATGTCGACGGCGGCATCTTCAATCCGGTTCCCTACGACCATCTGATGGGCAAGGCCGACATCGTCGTCGGCGTCGACGTGGTCGGCGCGCCCGAGGGCGACCCGTCCAAGTCGCCGACCACCATGGAAAGCCTGTTCGGCGTCGCCCAGCTGATGAACCAGTCGATGATCCAGCTCAAGCTGATGGTCGAGCCGCCCGATGTCTTCGTGCGGCCGCCGGTGTCGCGTTTCCGCGTGCTCGACTTCCTGAAGGCGCAGCAGATCCTCGACGCGACCGCGACGGTGCGCGACGAGTTCCGCCGCAAGATGGAAGCGGCCATCGCCGCCTGGGAGATGGACCCGGTCGCGGTGCGCCGCGGCAAGTGA
- a CDS encoding monovalent cation:proton antiporter-2 (CPA2) family protein — protein MAGAEAPGFYSEAILLLGGAVVAAPLFKRLGLGTVLGYLAAGTVIGPILGLFSDAESILQVAELGVVMLLFVIGLELKPQRLWSMRRVIFGLGAAQVGITGLVLAGLGLVLGGLSPSAALVVGFGLALSSTAFALQILEERGEMSRAHGQKSFAILLFQDMAIVPLLAIIPLLAPGGADAAEMSATGFALAIGAVAVLIASGRYLLNPLFRVIGNTGAREAMIATALFVVMASAMLMQVVGLSMALGAFIAGVMLAESSYRHELEADIEPFRGLLLGLFFMAIGMSLDLAVLAGNWLVIVLAVPLLMIVKAAIIYGLGRAFGSPPDVAVRTALVLPQGGEFGFVMFSSAVALGIFDGQTASILIAIVTLSMALTPISVALAPFLIGEEKPEEMEEDFDGADRGADVLMIGFSRFGQIASQILLSGGSDVTIIDHSADRVRAAQRFGFRIYFGDGTRKEVLEAAGIRSAKIVAVTTQKKEITDRIVELVQREYPEARLFVRSYDRAHTLELRAANIEYELRETFESGLVFGARTLQALGVSEDLATQIRDDVRKRDEERLRIQAVDGIYAGGHMLHTQPVSPEPLTKPTREAKIINTERTDASAEQEPAENR, from the coding sequence ATGGCCGGCGCTGAAGCACCCGGGTTCTACAGCGAAGCGATCCTGCTGCTCGGCGGGGCGGTGGTGGCCGCGCCGCTCTTCAAGCGGCTCGGGCTCGGCACGGTGCTTGGCTACCTGGCGGCCGGCACGGTGATCGGACCGATCCTGGGCCTGTTCAGTGACGCCGAGTCGATCCTGCAGGTCGCCGAACTGGGCGTTGTGATGCTCCTGTTCGTCATCGGGCTCGAACTCAAACCGCAACGATTATGGTCGATGCGGCGCGTCATCTTCGGTCTGGGCGCCGCGCAGGTCGGCATCACCGGGCTCGTTCTGGCCGGTCTGGGGCTTGTGCTCGGTGGCTTGAGCCCGTCGGCGGCGCTCGTCGTCGGCTTCGGCCTCGCCTTGTCCTCGACGGCTTTCGCGCTGCAGATTCTGGAGGAACGCGGCGAGATGAGCCGCGCGCACGGGCAGAAATCATTCGCCATCCTGCTGTTCCAGGACATGGCGATCGTGCCGCTGCTGGCGATCATTCCGCTGCTCGCGCCGGGCGGTGCGGATGCCGCCGAGATGAGCGCCACCGGTTTCGCCCTCGCCATCGGCGCGGTCGCGGTGCTGATCGCCTCGGGCCGCTACCTGCTCAACCCCCTGTTCCGCGTCATCGGCAACACCGGCGCACGCGAGGCGATGATCGCAACGGCGCTGTTCGTGGTGATGGCGTCGGCCATGCTCATGCAGGTGGTCGGCCTGTCGATGGCGCTGGGCGCGTTCATCGCAGGCGTGATGCTGGCCGAATCCTCCTACCGGCACGAACTGGAAGCGGACATCGAACCGTTCCGCGGCCTTCTGCTGGGCCTCTTCTTCATGGCGATCGGCATGAGCCTCGATCTCGCCGTGCTGGCCGGCAACTGGCTGGTCATCGTGCTCGCCGTACCGCTTCTGATGATCGTCAAGGCGGCGATCATCTACGGGCTCGGCCGCGCCTTCGGCTCGCCGCCGGACGTTGCGGTGCGCACCGCGCTGGTGCTGCCCCAGGGCGGCGAATTCGGCTTCGTGATGTTCTCGTCGGCCGTGGCGCTCGGCATCTTCGACGGCCAGACCGCGTCCATCCTGATCGCCATCGTCACGCTGTCGATGGCGCTGACGCCGATCTCGGTGGCGCTGGCGCCGTTCCTGATCGGTGAGGAGAAGCCCGAGGAGATGGAGGAGGATTTCGACGGCGCGGACCGCGGCGCCGACGTCCTGATGATCGGCTTTTCCCGCTTCGGCCAGATCGCCTCGCAGATTCTTCTGTCGGGCGGCTCGGACGTGACCATCATCGATCATTCGGCGGACCGCGTCCGCGCGGCGCAGAGGTTCGGTTTCCGCATCTATTTCGGCGACGGCACCCGCAAGGAGGTGCTGGAGGCCGCCGGCATCAGAAGCGCCAAGATCGTCGCCGTCACCACCCAGAAAAAGGAAATCACCGACCGGATCGTCGAACTGGTGCAGCGCGAATATCCCGAGGCCCGCCTTTTCGTGCGGTCCTACGACCGGGCCCACACGCTCGAACTGCGGGCGGCCAACATCGAGTATGAACTGCGCGAGACGTTCGAATCCGGGCTCGTCTTTGGCGCCCGGACGCTGCAGGCCCTGGGCGTTTCCGAGGATCTGGCCACGCAGATTCGCGACGATGTCCGCAAGCGCGACGAGGAACGCCTGCGCATCCAGGCCGTCGACGGCATTTACGCGGGTGGCCACATGCTGCACACCCAGCCCGTCTCGCCCGAGCCGCTGACCAAGCCCACGCGCGAGGCCAAGATCATCAACACCGAGCGGACCGACGCGTCCGCCGAACAGGAGCCTGCCGAGAACCGATGA
- a CDS encoding nucleoside deaminase has product MTPPGQQSFMQIALDEARAAAERGEVPVGAVIVRDGAVIARAGNRPREAHDPSAHAEMLAIRQACAALRSERLPGCDLYVTLEPCTMCAAAISFARIRRLYFGAVDEKGGAVVSGVRFFDQPGCHHAPDVYPGIGEAEAATLLRDFFRTRR; this is encoded by the coding sequence ATGACGCCCCCCGGCCAGCAGAGCTTCATGCAGATCGCGCTCGACGAGGCGCGCGCCGCCGCCGAACGCGGCGAGGTGCCGGTCGGCGCGGTCATCGTCCGCGACGGCGCCGTCATAGCCCGGGCCGGCAACCGGCCGCGCGAGGCCCACGATCCGAGCGCGCATGCCGAGATGCTCGCCATCCGTCAGGCGTGCGCGGCGCTACGCAGCGAGCGTCTGCCGGGCTGCGACCTCTACGTCACGCTCGAACCATGCACCATGTGCGCGGCCGCGATCTCCTTTGCGCGCATCCGGCGGCTCTATTTCGGGGCGGTCGACGAGAAGGGGGGCGCGGTCGTCTCCGGCGTCCGCTTCTTCGATCAGCCGGGCTGTCATCATGCGCCGGACGTCTATCCGGGCATCGGCGAGGCCGAGGCCGCCACGCTGCTGAGGGATTTCTTCCGGACGAGGCGGTGA
- the rsmD gene encoding 16S rRNA (guanine(966)-N(2))-methyltransferase RsmD: MRIVGGRLRGRAISAPRPGDRSIRPTTDRMRETLFNMIAHNWPDRLEGARVIDLFAGTGALGFEALSRGASAALFVEPSVQGRALIRRTMEDLALNGVAKVFKRDATRLGPIGTMTPFDLAFADPPYGRGLGEKALAALRQGGWLRNEALVVLEEDADARLDLPEGFAVIERRAAGDTALHFIAARE; encoded by the coding sequence ATGCGGATCGTCGGCGGGCGGCTGCGCGGCCGCGCGATCTCGGCGCCCAGGCCCGGCGACCGGTCCATCCGGCCGACGACCGACCGGATGCGCGAAACGCTGTTCAACATGATCGCCCACAACTGGCCGGACCGGCTCGAGGGCGCGCGCGTGATCGATCTGTTCGCCGGCACCGGCGCGCTGGGTTTCGAGGCGCTGTCGCGCGGCGCGTCGGCGGCGCTGTTCGTCGAGCCCTCGGTGCAGGGCCGGGCCCTGATCCGCAGGACCATGGAGGACCTGGCGCTCAACGGCGTTGCCAAGGTGTTCAAGCGCGACGCCACGCGGCTCGGACCGATCGGCACGATGACGCCGTTCGATCTGGCGTTCGCCGATCCGCCCTATGGACGCGGACTGGGCGAGAAGGCGCTCGCTGCCCTGCGGCAAGGCGGCTGGTTGCGCAACGAGGCACTGGTCGTGCTAGAAGAGGACGCAGATGCACGGCTCGACCTGCCCGAGGGCTTTGCAGTGATCGAGCGTCGCGCGGCCGGCGACACGGCCCTGCATTTCATTGCCGCCCGGGAGTGA